The following coding sequences are from one Tachysurus vachellii isolate PV-2020 chromosome 7, HZAU_Pvac_v1, whole genome shotgun sequence window:
- the emilin2a gene encoding EMILIN-2, with product MGVKPHLSSLWLALLFLGSVVCLSVQYNSHRLRNKNWCAFIVQKNVSCAVRADFPAAVEAEAAPCPVNQPDCEPSVMYRTHFQPIYRISYKTVTELEWRCCPGYQGPDCKELKGIPNQQMLVKPQPKPHHQPYTGYTQNSQRPESQEAEQYNTYQEVEKTRQLEEEVQRLSQTVLDLQAAMTSMTANLRTDLQEDTSKMLVSLLSNMHVQDSAKTGGIEESEVHLDGHQATRGVEERGMEKVLARLNDVTDALKSKEGVIEELREAVIGNSGQIRMLMDASQGPTVTAIASSDIDILQSYIDTKFEKLKKELVLDMKDEITKLKSACDDKILSCQKTCTEGWKGSFDNLTNLLDSQEAELRKEIREVRLDMAMSDGLVRTHRQTAPFKEDDTDMRNTIQLLIDAQKVLNARVDNELSHLSMLKLEDMFGPRMEELEDRMNVTERNAETYCFYVDEKLTKALNEEIAKIQELLDIRLNSMEDQFTKMLIEMSNTSFPGMFSESVDALQTQVNSFKYVFQGLEDKLNAVEQICTTGCNTGPSTDPQHLGGLESIKTDLRHCRNQLDVLSTSVKNNAAKLVELDRAVDHVKLDNQLNSVSMQDVHNKLKPLTDNVNGLTGAVTGLGDVMSRYSQDIQTLNSSCCQEVQVVPIQPPTMVPPLSHEASKPIHNQLEELSNRLDGLRSQVTAELTLCKEKAAGAAEGISAVGSRITTLEELCRKGNDERNQVQDVNEELERNVAQMNSTLQIHSRGISNLQITLHNVQTQLTNIKNHTTKQQGVPVKQEQPVAFPPRRYIPEIHIPLRIPHRTVPATSRPFVRQPYAPLQPQPSSPRQQPNQVILTGVAGPPGYMQRVPSRRERGSQDLGKPVNGFAGAPASYPPVNPMAYKPYPVTANQVLWNPAQRLVASPVSYERTAVDTFSFSAGLTRQEHLGDFGIIRFNKVLVNDGGHYNPQTGIFTVPVNGRYLISAVLTAPRHGRLEAVLSVSERSVQKLDSAGYGGHDRQHASRPCQCGSSVSFSLVLSLRAGDRVALVRTAGTLALSEAKEILSTFSGVFLYSTQVHR from the exons ATGGGTGTTAAACCTCATCTGAGCAGTTTGTGGCTCGCGCTGCTGTTTTTGGGAAGCGTGGTGTGTTTAAGTGTTCAGTACAACTCGCACAGGCTCAGAAACAA AAACTGGTGCGCGTTTATCGTGCAGAAGAACGTGAGCTGCGCAGTGCGCGCGGATTTTCCCGCAGCGGTTGAAGCTGAAGCTGCGCCCTGTCCTGTAAACCAGCCAGACTGCGAGCCATCAGTGAT GTATCGCACCCATTTCCAACCCATTTACAGAATTTCCTATAAGACAGTTACTGAACTGGAATGGAGGTGTTGTCCAGGATATCAAGGTCCAGACTGCAAAGAACTTAAAGGCATCCCAAATCAACAGATGCTAGTAAAACCTCAACCAAAGCCACATCATCAGCCATATACTGGATACACACAAAACTCGCAAA GGCCAGAGAGTCAGGAGGCAGAGCAGTACAACACCTACCAAGAGGTTGAGAAAACTCGTCAACTGGAAGAAGAAGTGCAACGCCTTTCTCAGACAGTTCTGGACCTCCAGGCAGCCATGACTAGCATGACGGCGAACCTACGCACCGATTTACAGGAGGACACCAGCAAAATGCTCGTCAGTCTCCTCAGCAACATGCATGTGCAAGACAGTGCAAAAACAGGAGGCATAGAGGAAAGCGAGGTGCATCTGGATGGGCACCAGGCCACAAGAGGAGTAGAGGAGAGGGGCATGGAAAAAGTGCTGGCCAGGCTTAATGATGTGACAGATGCTCTGAAAAGCAAGGAAGGGGTAATCGAGGAGCTGCGGGAGGCTGTGATTGGAAACAGTGGCCAGATCCGAATGCTAATGGATGCTTCTCAGGGACCAACGGTTACTGCTATTGCCTCCTCAGACATAGATATCCTTCAGTCCTACATTGATACTAAGTTTGAGAAATTAAAGAAGGAGCTGGTTTTGGATATGAAGGATGAGATAACAAAGCTGAAGAGCGCATGTGATGATAAGATATTGTCTTGTCAGAAGACCTGTACAGAGGGATGGAAGGGAAGTTTTGACAACCTGACAAATCTGCTGGACAGTCAAGAGGCCGAGCTCAGGAAAGAGATACGCGAGGTACGTCTGGATATGGCTATGTCCGACGGACTGGTGCGTACTCACAGGCAAACAGCTCCATTTAAAGAGGATGACACTGATATGCGAAATACGATTCAGCTCCTGATAGATGCCCAGAAAGTCTTAAACGCCCGTGTGGACAATGAACTGAGTCATCTGTCCATGCTAAAGCTGGAAGATATGTTTGGCCCTCGAATGGAGGAGCTTGAAGACAGGATGAATGTGACGGAGAGAAACGCAGAAACCTACTGCTTCTACGTGGATGAGAAGCTAACCAAGGCTCTAAACGAAGAGATAGCAAAGATCCAAGAACTCTTGGACATCAGACTGAATTCTATGGAGGACCAGTTTACAAAAATGCTGATCGAGATGAGTAACACCTCCTTCCCAGGGATGTTCAGCGAGTCTGTTGATGCCCTGCAAACTCAGGTTAATTCATTCAAGTATGTGTTTCAGGGATTGGAGGATAAATTGAATGCCGTTGAGCAGATCTGCACCACCGGCTGCAACACAGGACCATCCACGGACCCTCAACACCTAGGTGGCCTGGAGAGTATTAAGACGGATCTGCGTCACTGTAGAAATCAACTGGATGTCCTGAGCACTAGTGTTAAAAACAATGCGGCAAAGCTTGTAGAATTAGACAGGGCAGTTGACCATGTGAAGCTGGACAATCAGCTGAACAGCGTTAGCATGCAGGATGTGCACAACAAGCTGAAGCCTCTGACTGATAATGTAAACGGTCTGACTGGGGCTGTGACAGGATTAGGAGATGTCATGAGCAGATATAGCCAGGATATTCAGACCCTGAACTCTAGTTGCTGCCAAGAAGTGCAGGTAGTACCGATTCAGCCACCAACAATGGTACCACCTCTGTCCCATGAGGCAAGCAAACCAATCCACAATCAGTTGGAGGAGCTCAGCAACAGACTAGACGGACTGAGATCCCAGGTGACTGCAGAGCTGACCCTTTGTAAGGAGAAGGCAGCGGGTGCGGCTGAAGGGATCTCCGCAGTAGGCAGCCGGATTACTACACTAGAAGAATTGTGTCGGAAGGGAAATGATGAAAGAAATCAAGTTCAGGATGTGAACGAGGAGCTGGAAAGAAACGTGGCTCAGATGAACTCCACACTGCAAATACACTCACGGGGGATCAGTAACCTCCAGATCACTCTGCACAATGTTCAGACACAGCTTACGAACATTAAGAACCATACCACAAAACAGCAGG gagtgCCAGTGAAGCAGGAGCAACCCGTTGCTTTCCCACCGAGGAGATATATTCCAGAGATCCACATTCCTCTGCGGATACCCCACAGGACAGTGCCTGCTACTTCCCGTCCGTTTGTACGCCAGCCCTATGCCCCTCTTCAGCCTCAACCCTCAAGTCCACGCCAACAGCCCAATCAAGTCATTTTGACTGGTGTGGCCGGACCGCCCGGATACATGCAAAGAGTCCCCTCTCGACGGGAGCGTGGATCCCAAGACTTAGGCAAACCCGTCAACGGATTTGCAGGCGCACCAG CAAGCTATCCTCCCGTAAATCCCATGGCGTATAAACCCTACCCGGTCACAG cTAACCAAGTGCTCTGGAATCCTGCACAAAGGCTTGTTGCATCACCAG TGTCGTATGAAAGAACGGCGGTAGACACCTTTTCCTTCTCAGCTGGTCTCACACGTCAGGAGCATTTAGGAGACTTTGGAATCATCCGTTTTAATAAAGTGCTAGTTAATGACGGAGGGCACTACAATCCCCAAACag GAATCTTCACGGTGCCTGTGAACGGTCGTTATCTAATCTCGGCCGTGCTGACGGCACCACGGCACGGGCGGCTCGAGGctgtgctctctgtgtctgagcGCAGCGTGCAGAAGCTAGACTCAGCAGGCTATGGAGGACACGACAGGCAGCACGCATCAAGGCCTTGTCAGTGTGGTAGTTCCGTCTCGTTCAGCCTCGTCCTCTCGTTGCGCGCAGGCGATCGAGTCGCGCTAGTGCGCACGGCCGGCACGCTGGCCCTCTCCGAGGCCAAAGAGATCCTCTCCACCTTCAGCGGGGTCTTCCTATACTCCACTCAGGTTCACAGATAA
- the lpin2 gene encoding phosphatidate phosphatase LPIN2 isoform X2 — protein sequence MNYVGQLAGQVLVTVKELYKGINQATLSGCIDVVVVRQKDGTYQCSPFHVRFGKLGVLRSKEKVIDIEINGDPVDLHMKLGDNGEAFFVQEMEVQDETVPAHLATSPIPTESHMFWVGSDRGTTQGLDNDPLDLEEPPELPVPSTGTAKKKKRRRKKHKLDPRREEMTPPASVSASANTDDIFEMDLSTDEEATPSTRSSSISTLKEVEPRVPAVRHSPESYPYSDGDWSPDDSHTMSEVFSPKSDSELVIRPSESMLKMESHMQWTWGEFPEPTRMAKKDKTELPKTVKITPSENTHFRVILSSEAMEPEADVKDIMEPAPVCTIVKPEPRTPATPITPLISSDCIAASTPSEPQTTAPNPQGGAVMDVCPKTDSPSKKKGVPKRSQHQGPEDIYLDDLNVLEPDVAARYFPKSDSDSKHWMDSGMHSGSQSPQSVGSAAADSGTECMSDSASDLPDVTLSLCGGLSENAEISKEKFMEHIVTYNEFAENPAIIDNPNLVVKIGNRYYNWTLAAPLILSLQAFQKNLPKATEEAWVKERMPKKSGRWWFWRKRADSTIKQSENAGKLEMKEEQLKEGEASLENDPCKVESRESSSDEEGKEVSAAAASLERSAQTEPQPQTQTSTLSYRKSLRLSSDQIAKLKLKDGPNDVTFSITTQYQGTCRCEGTIYLWDWDDKVIISDIDGTITKSDVFGQILPQLGKDWTHQGIAKLYHSVAENGYKFLYCSARAIGMADMTRGYLQWVNDGGTILPRGPLMLSPSSLFSAFHREVIEKKPEIFKIECLTDIKNLFQSNKHPFYAAFGNRTNDVFAYKEVGVPVCRIFTVNPKGELIQEQTKGNKTSYGRLSELVEHVFPLLSKEHSSAFTFPEFSSFCFWRQPIPAINPDDLLS from the exons ATGAACTATGTGGGGCAGCTGGCAGGTCAGGTGCTGGTGACAGTGAAGGAGCTGTACAAGGGCATTAACCAGGCCACGCTGTCAGGCTGCATCGACGTGGTGGTGGTGCGGCAGAAGGACGGGACCTACCAGTGCTCTCCTTTTCACGTGCGCTTCGGGAAACTCGGAGTGCTTCGCTCCAAAGAGAAAGTG ATTGACATAGAAATAAATGGAGACCCGGTGGATTTACACATGAAGCTTGGGGACAATGGAGAAGCTTTCTTTGTCCAGGAAATGGAGGTGCAGGAT GAGACAGTCCCAGCTCACCTGGCCACCTCTCCGATCCCCACTGAGAGTCACATGTTCTGGGTTGGGAGCGACAGGGGTACGACTCAGGGTCTAGACAATGACCCTCTGGACCTTGAGGAACCCCCAGAGCTCCCGGTGCCCAGTACAGGCACggccaaaaagaaaaagaggcgGAGAAAGAAGCATAAATTAGACCCCCGGCGTGAAGAGATGACTCCTCCTGCCTCTGTCAGTGCCTCAGCCAATACAGACGACATCTTTGAAATGGATCTCAGCACTGATGAAGAAGCCACTCCCAGCACACG ATCATCTTCAATTAGCACATTAAAAGAAGTTGAACCCAGAGTACCAGCAGTTCGTCATTCTCCAGAGAGCTACCCGTACTCTGATGGAGACTGGTCACCTGATGACAG TCACACCATGTCTGAGGTTTTCTCCCCCAAGAGCGACTCCGAGCTGGTGATCCGGCCTTCAGAGAGCATGCTGAAGATGGAGTCTCACATGCAGTGGACATGGGGAGAGTTCCCAGAACCCACAAGG ATGGCCAAAAAAGACAAGACGGAACTGCCCAAGACTGTGAAAATAACCCCATCAGAGAACACTCATTTCAGGGTGATCCTAAGTTCCGAGGCCATGGAGCCTGAGGCTGATGTGAAAGACATAATGGAACCTGCCCCCGTTTGCACTATTGTAAAGCCCGAGCCTCGTACCCCAGCTACCCCAATCACCCCACTAATATCTTCTGACTGTATCGCCGCTTCCACACCCTCTGAGCCCCAAACGACGGCCCCCAACCCTCAAGGTGGAGCTGTGATGGATGTCTGCCCAAAGACAGACTCTCCCTCCAAGAAGAAAG GAGTACCAAAGAGAAGTCAGCACCAGGGGCCTGAGGACATCTACCTTGATGATTTGAACGTGCTTGAGCCTGATGTGGCTGCACGCTACTTTCCCAAGAG tgactcAGACTCTAAGCACTGGATGGACTCAGGGATGCATTCAGGTTCTCAGTCTCCTCAGTCAGTGGGCAGTGCTGCGGCTGACAGCGGAACAGAATGTATGTCTGACTCGGCCTCTGATCTGCCCGACGTCACGCTGTCTCTGTGCGGGGGGCTTAGTGAGAATGCTGAGATATCCAAAG agaagtTTATGGAACATATCGTCACTTACAACGAATTTGCCGAAAATCCAGCCATTATAGACAATCCTAATTTAGTGGTGAAAATAGGGAACAG ATACTACAATTGGACATTAGCTGCACCTTTGATTTTAAGCTTGCAGGCTTTCCAGAAGAATCTACCTAAAGCTACCGAAGAGGCTTGGGTTAAAGAGAGGATGCCAAAGAAGTCTGGCCGCTGGTGGTTCTGGAGGAAAAGAGCAGATAGCACTATCAAGCAG TCCGAGAATGCAGGAAAACTGGAGATGAAGGAGGAGCAACTGAAAGAGGGTGAAGCCTCTCTGGAAAATGATCCCTGCAA AGTGGAGTCTAGAGAATCGTCCAGCGATGAGGAGGGGAAGGAGGTGAGCGCAGCTGCTGCCTCTCTGGAGCGCTCGGCTCAGACCGAACCCCAGCCTCAAACCCAGACTAGCACACTTTCCTACAGGAAGTCCTTGCGCCTCTCTTCGGATCAGATC GCCAAGCTAAAGCTGAAAGATGGGCCTAATGATGTGACCTTCAGCATAACCACCCAGTACCAGGGCACATGCCGCTGTGAGGGCACTATCTACCTGTGGGACTGGGACGACAAGGTCATCATTTCGGATATCGATGGCACCATTACGAA ATCAGACGTGTTTGGGCAGATTCTGCCTCAGCTGGGGAAAGACTGGACTCACCAAGGCATTGCCAAGCTTTACCACTCTGTAGCTGA GAACGGCTATAAGTTCCTGTATTGTTCAGCGAGAGCTATCGGAATGGCCGACATGACTCGTGGCTATCTGCAATGGGTGAACGATGGCGGCACTATTCTGCCCCGCGGACCTCTCATGCTTTCTCCCAGCAGCCTCTTCTCTGCATTTCATAG AGAAGTGATAGAGAAAAAGCCAGAGATTTTCAAGATTGAATGCCTTACTGATATCAAGAACCTGTTCCAGTCTAACAAGCATCCCTTTTATGCTGCATTCGGAAACAGGACCAAC GATGTTTTTGCCTATAAGGAAGTTGGAGTGCCTGTTTGCAGGATCTTCACTGTCAACCCTAAAGGAGAGCTAATTCAGGAGCAGACCAAAGGAAACAAAACCTC GTACGGCAGGCTGAGTGAGCTGGTGGAGCACGTCTTTCCATTACTGAGTAAAGAACACAGCTCAGCGTTCACCTTCCCCGAGTTCAGCTCGTTTTGTTTCTGGAGGCAACCCATCCCTGCGATCAACCCAGACGACTTACTCTCATAG
- the lpin2 gene encoding phosphatidate phosphatase LPIN2 isoform X1 gives MKRLHSGAELDSPCSGTEEDNREHDDSSTLKAAWSFADTMNYVGQLAGQVLVTVKELYKGINQATLSGCIDVVVVRQKDGTYQCSPFHVRFGKLGVLRSKEKVIDIEINGDPVDLHMKLGDNGEAFFVQEMEVQDETVPAHLATSPIPTESHMFWVGSDRGTTQGLDNDPLDLEEPPELPVPSTGTAKKKKRRRKKHKLDPRREEMTPPASVSASANTDDIFEMDLSTDEEATPSTRSSSISTLKEVEPRVPAVRHSPESYPYSDGDWSPDDSHTMSEVFSPKSDSELVIRPSESMLKMESHMQWTWGEFPEPTRMAKKDKTELPKTVKITPSENTHFRVILSSEAMEPEADVKDIMEPAPVCTIVKPEPRTPATPITPLISSDCIAASTPSEPQTTAPNPQGGAVMDVCPKTDSPSKKKGVPKRSQHQGPEDIYLDDLNVLEPDVAARYFPKSDSDSKHWMDSGMHSGSQSPQSVGSAAADSGTECMSDSASDLPDVTLSLCGGLSENAEISKEKFMEHIVTYNEFAENPAIIDNPNLVVKIGNRYYNWTLAAPLILSLQAFQKNLPKATEEAWVKERMPKKSGRWWFWRKRADSTIKQSENAGKLEMKEEQLKEGEASLENDPCKVESRESSSDEEGKEVSAAAASLERSAQTEPQPQTQTSTLSYRKSLRLSSDQIAKLKLKDGPNDVTFSITTQYQGTCRCEGTIYLWDWDDKVIISDIDGTITKSDVFGQILPQLGKDWTHQGIAKLYHSVAENGYKFLYCSARAIGMADMTRGYLQWVNDGGTILPRGPLMLSPSSLFSAFHREVIEKKPEIFKIECLTDIKNLFQSNKHPFYAAFGNRTNDVFAYKEVGVPVCRIFTVNPKGELIQEQTKGNKTSYGRLSELVEHVFPLLSKEHSSAFTFPEFSSFCFWRQPIPAINPDDLLS, from the exons ATGAAGCGATTGCATTCTGGGGCAGAATTAGACTCTCCCTGCAGTGGGACTGAGGAAGACAACAGAGAGCATGATGACTCTTCAACCCTAAAGGCAGCCTGGTCTTTT GCAGACACCATGAACTATGTGGGGCAGCTGGCAGGTCAGGTGCTGGTGACAGTGAAGGAGCTGTACAAGGGCATTAACCAGGCCACGCTGTCAGGCTGCATCGACGTGGTGGTGGTGCGGCAGAAGGACGGGACCTACCAGTGCTCTCCTTTTCACGTGCGCTTCGGGAAACTCGGAGTGCTTCGCTCCAAAGAGAAAGTG ATTGACATAGAAATAAATGGAGACCCGGTGGATTTACACATGAAGCTTGGGGACAATGGAGAAGCTTTCTTTGTCCAGGAAATGGAGGTGCAGGAT GAGACAGTCCCAGCTCACCTGGCCACCTCTCCGATCCCCACTGAGAGTCACATGTTCTGGGTTGGGAGCGACAGGGGTACGACTCAGGGTCTAGACAATGACCCTCTGGACCTTGAGGAACCCCCAGAGCTCCCGGTGCCCAGTACAGGCACggccaaaaagaaaaagaggcgGAGAAAGAAGCATAAATTAGACCCCCGGCGTGAAGAGATGACTCCTCCTGCCTCTGTCAGTGCCTCAGCCAATACAGACGACATCTTTGAAATGGATCTCAGCACTGATGAAGAAGCCACTCCCAGCACACG ATCATCTTCAATTAGCACATTAAAAGAAGTTGAACCCAGAGTACCAGCAGTTCGTCATTCTCCAGAGAGCTACCCGTACTCTGATGGAGACTGGTCACCTGATGACAG TCACACCATGTCTGAGGTTTTCTCCCCCAAGAGCGACTCCGAGCTGGTGATCCGGCCTTCAGAGAGCATGCTGAAGATGGAGTCTCACATGCAGTGGACATGGGGAGAGTTCCCAGAACCCACAAGG ATGGCCAAAAAAGACAAGACGGAACTGCCCAAGACTGTGAAAATAACCCCATCAGAGAACACTCATTTCAGGGTGATCCTAAGTTCCGAGGCCATGGAGCCTGAGGCTGATGTGAAAGACATAATGGAACCTGCCCCCGTTTGCACTATTGTAAAGCCCGAGCCTCGTACCCCAGCTACCCCAATCACCCCACTAATATCTTCTGACTGTATCGCCGCTTCCACACCCTCTGAGCCCCAAACGACGGCCCCCAACCCTCAAGGTGGAGCTGTGATGGATGTCTGCCCAAAGACAGACTCTCCCTCCAAGAAGAAAG GAGTACCAAAGAGAAGTCAGCACCAGGGGCCTGAGGACATCTACCTTGATGATTTGAACGTGCTTGAGCCTGATGTGGCTGCACGCTACTTTCCCAAGAG tgactcAGACTCTAAGCACTGGATGGACTCAGGGATGCATTCAGGTTCTCAGTCTCCTCAGTCAGTGGGCAGTGCTGCGGCTGACAGCGGAACAGAATGTATGTCTGACTCGGCCTCTGATCTGCCCGACGTCACGCTGTCTCTGTGCGGGGGGCTTAGTGAGAATGCTGAGATATCCAAAG agaagtTTATGGAACATATCGTCACTTACAACGAATTTGCCGAAAATCCAGCCATTATAGACAATCCTAATTTAGTGGTGAAAATAGGGAACAG ATACTACAATTGGACATTAGCTGCACCTTTGATTTTAAGCTTGCAGGCTTTCCAGAAGAATCTACCTAAAGCTACCGAAGAGGCTTGGGTTAAAGAGAGGATGCCAAAGAAGTCTGGCCGCTGGTGGTTCTGGAGGAAAAGAGCAGATAGCACTATCAAGCAG TCCGAGAATGCAGGAAAACTGGAGATGAAGGAGGAGCAACTGAAAGAGGGTGAAGCCTCTCTGGAAAATGATCCCTGCAA AGTGGAGTCTAGAGAATCGTCCAGCGATGAGGAGGGGAAGGAGGTGAGCGCAGCTGCTGCCTCTCTGGAGCGCTCGGCTCAGACCGAACCCCAGCCTCAAACCCAGACTAGCACACTTTCCTACAGGAAGTCCTTGCGCCTCTCTTCGGATCAGATC GCCAAGCTAAAGCTGAAAGATGGGCCTAATGATGTGACCTTCAGCATAACCACCCAGTACCAGGGCACATGCCGCTGTGAGGGCACTATCTACCTGTGGGACTGGGACGACAAGGTCATCATTTCGGATATCGATGGCACCATTACGAA ATCAGACGTGTTTGGGCAGATTCTGCCTCAGCTGGGGAAAGACTGGACTCACCAAGGCATTGCCAAGCTTTACCACTCTGTAGCTGA GAACGGCTATAAGTTCCTGTATTGTTCAGCGAGAGCTATCGGAATGGCCGACATGACTCGTGGCTATCTGCAATGGGTGAACGATGGCGGCACTATTCTGCCCCGCGGACCTCTCATGCTTTCTCCCAGCAGCCTCTTCTCTGCATTTCATAG AGAAGTGATAGAGAAAAAGCCAGAGATTTTCAAGATTGAATGCCTTACTGATATCAAGAACCTGTTCCAGTCTAACAAGCATCCCTTTTATGCTGCATTCGGAAACAGGACCAAC GATGTTTTTGCCTATAAGGAAGTTGGAGTGCCTGTTTGCAGGATCTTCACTGTCAACCCTAAAGGAGAGCTAATTCAGGAGCAGACCAAAGGAAACAAAACCTC GTACGGCAGGCTGAGTGAGCTGGTGGAGCACGTCTTTCCATTACTGAGTAAAGAACACAGCTCAGCGTTCACCTTCCCCGAGTTCAGCTCGTTTTGTTTCTGGAGGCAACCCATCCCTGCGATCAACCCAGACGACTTACTCTCATAG